One Aneurinibacillus migulanus genomic region harbors:
- a CDS encoding M15 family metallopeptidase yields the protein MNTKFIGRGAAAILLCISVSACGTDKKETVSTGVNEQTQIKQPAQQPEKPKEEDKTTGQSEQKNQPLPASNMDKDTNGSNENQQETEKRPTPPPPPASKEKDKTVSIDGNGKVIVTNASSVTVLVNKKRNLPADYEPTDLVVPNVAFSFAGDSPKKQLRRSAARALEALFAQAKKDRIDLKAVSGYRSYSTQKAIFSRNAKKKGKEVANRTSAYPGQSEHQTGLAMDVSSASVSYGLEQRFGNTKEGKWLAKNAPAFGFIIRYPKDKESITGYSYEPWHIRYVGKDIAQAVANRGVTLEEYFGEAVPVKGKQK from the coding sequence ATGAATACAAAATTTATCGGCAGAGGAGCTGCGGCAATTTTACTATGCATAAGCGTAAGTGCATGCGGTACAGATAAGAAAGAGACAGTAAGTACAGGAGTGAATGAGCAAACCCAAATCAAGCAACCGGCTCAGCAGCCAGAAAAACCAAAGGAAGAAGATAAAACTACCGGACAGTCGGAGCAAAAAAATCAACCCCTTCCCGCCTCGAATATGGACAAAGATACGAACGGCTCAAACGAAAATCAACAAGAGACTGAGAAAAGACCGACCCCACCACCACCACCTGCTTCCAAAGAAAAAGACAAAACTGTATCTATTGACGGGAATGGAAAAGTAATCGTTACCAACGCGTCAAGTGTTACAGTGCTAGTCAACAAGAAACGAAATCTACCAGCAGACTATGAACCGACCGATCTTGTTGTACCGAATGTAGCTTTCTCGTTCGCCGGAGATAGTCCGAAGAAACAACTGCGTCGTTCGGCAGCACGTGCACTGGAAGCGTTGTTCGCTCAGGCGAAAAAGGATCGCATCGACCTGAAAGCCGTATCCGGGTACCGTTCGTATTCTACACAAAAAGCCATTTTTAGCCGGAACGCCAAGAAAAAAGGAAAAGAAGTAGCCAATCGCACCAGCGCATACCCCGGTCAGAGTGAACATCAAACCGGTCTTGCCATGGACGTTTCCAGTGCCAGTGTAAGCTACGGACTCGAACAGAGATTCGGCAATACAAAAGAAGGCAAATGGCTTGCTAAAAATGCACCAGCATTCGGATTCATTATCCGCTATCCAAAAGACAAGGAATCCATTACAGGATACTCATATGAACCGTGGCATATACGCTATGTTGGCAAGGACATCGCGCAGGCTGTTGCCAACCGCGGTGTTACGCTTGAAGAGTACTTCGGCGAAGCCGTTCCGGTAAAAGGTAAGCAAAAATAA
- a CDS encoding superoxide dismutase family protein, with translation MGVQMIATARIQGGPLAPGITGIVQFVPIPGGTWVSAYIEGLPPYRPAKGEKPPIGPFGFHLHEFGNCQVGDPAKPFMSAGEHWNPTNQPHGNHVGDFPVLFSNSGRAIMGFFTDKFTVPQVIGKSVIIHENPDDYRSQPSGDAGRRLACGVIRQGY, from the coding sequence ATGGGTGTACAGATGATTGCAACCGCGAGGATCCAGGGAGGTCCGCTGGCTCCTGGCATTACTGGTATTGTACAGTTTGTACCAATTCCTGGAGGAACATGGGTATCTGCCTACATAGAAGGTCTTCCGCCTTATCGACCGGCCAAGGGCGAGAAACCACCTATTGGCCCGTTTGGTTTCCATCTTCATGAATTTGGAAACTGCCAGGTGGGTGACCCGGCAAAACCGTTTATGTCAGCCGGTGAGCATTGGAACCCGACCAATCAGCCACACGGCAACCATGTGGGAGATTTTCCTGTATTATTCTCAAACAGCGGCAGAGCAATTATGGGGTTTTTTACAGATAAATTTACTGTTCCCCAGGTCATTGGTAAATCCGTTATTATTCATGAGAATCCAGATGATTATCGCTCGCAGCCATCTGGAGATGCGGGCAGGCGCCTGGCCTGCGGCGTGATTCGGCAGGGGTATTGA
- a CDS encoding YcdB/YcdC domain-containing protein: MKHSLPLAALLLASSLVPAAPALAAEGEAVQAQPVESTTSSTSDTTTENLAPIPPAVQKTMDKLFTLQPELKKLTIVMSQSQEDSGRFSISLSNRKPEEQGNQKGASNADLMFDTKTGELLRLNLNIWEWASDKSPSLKLTYESADKFLTEWLGTEERKKFGKPKSNSGGSSSIDNEDGTQTTWSERTADFPLMLNGIPVEGNVGPRISVDSFGHVTSYSYDPIDLDKITVPKPDTALSVEEIKQKIATADSVSLSYVEEQPEEYSRSMDNTKTKPVLRYDFYNFGYYQPQTGKAVDTMSGKELADEQSKPTPNKKVELSPKGQQLIVRSEEEAKQLLAKVFDNKDAVAKLRIEERRGMAWEKESPQQVYHFSTEDDQTYASVAADKKTGQVQYASLQLNTDQKAQPAKVTQDEAFATARNFLEKYASPSATQLEWTGFTYPERELPSWVDKSKLPEGFTEHQPKEYSFFFYETYQGVPIMDRTYQVSVDNQTGNIVSFSLTTPKDKLDLPDSKDIVTKEQALEAFLKNKSPKLQYVWPQYFDQRAPAPILVYAWDYSEGYGYVDALTGQYIIVPNERDEE; this comes from the coding sequence ATGAAGCATTCATTACCGCTGGCTGCCTTATTGTTGGCATCCTCACTTGTTCCTGCTGCACCTGCATTGGCAGCGGAAGGTGAAGCTGTTCAAGCCCAGCCCGTAGAATCAACTACAAGCAGCACATCAGACACAACAACAGAAAACCTTGCCCCTATCCCGCCTGCCGTACAAAAAACGATGGACAAGCTATTTACACTTCAGCCGGAATTGAAGAAGCTAACTATCGTTATGAGCCAATCCCAGGAAGATAGCGGTCGTTTTTCCATTTCTCTTAGTAACAGAAAACCAGAAGAACAGGGAAATCAAAAAGGAGCATCCAACGCTGACCTTATGTTCGATACTAAAACCGGAGAACTTCTTAGACTCAATTTGAACATCTGGGAATGGGCATCTGATAAGAGCCCTTCACTCAAACTGACGTATGAGTCGGCAGACAAGTTTCTTACCGAGTGGCTCGGAACAGAAGAGAGAAAAAAGTTCGGCAAGCCTAAATCAAACTCAGGCGGCTCTTCGAGTATTGATAACGAAGATGGTACACAAACGACCTGGAGTGAACGCACTGCAGATTTCCCACTTATGCTGAATGGTATCCCTGTAGAAGGGAATGTGGGACCACGTATCAGTGTCGATTCATTCGGCCATGTCACAAGCTATTCATATGATCCCATCGACCTAGACAAGATCACCGTACCGAAGCCGGATACCGCTCTGTCTGTGGAAGAAATTAAGCAAAAAATCGCTACGGCTGACAGTGTAAGCCTAAGCTATGTAGAAGAGCAACCGGAAGAGTACAGTCGCTCGATGGATAACACAAAAACGAAGCCTGTTCTGCGTTATGATTTTTATAATTTTGGATACTATCAACCGCAAACGGGTAAAGCAGTCGATACGATGAGTGGCAAAGAACTTGCTGACGAGCAAAGTAAGCCCACACCAAATAAAAAGGTCGAGCTTTCTCCAAAAGGACAGCAGCTTATTGTCCGTTCCGAAGAAGAAGCGAAGCAGCTCCTTGCCAAAGTATTCGATAACAAGGATGCCGTAGCGAAGTTACGTATTGAAGAACGACGAGGTATGGCATGGGAGAAAGAAAGCCCACAACAAGTGTATCACTTCAGCACAGAAGATGATCAAACATATGCAAGTGTAGCAGCAGATAAAAAAACCGGTCAGGTACAATACGCCAGCTTACAGTTGAATACAGATCAAAAAGCACAGCCGGCAAAAGTAACACAGGATGAGGCTTTCGCTACTGCACGCAATTTCCTTGAAAAATACGCGAGCCCTTCCGCAACACAGCTGGAATGGACAGGCTTTACTTATCCGGAACGAGAACTGCCTTCCTGGGTAGATAAGAGTAAATTACCAGAAGGGTTCACCGAGCACCAGCCTAAGGAATATAGCTTCTTTTTCTACGAAACATATCAGGGCGTCCCTATCATGGATCGTACCTATCAGGTTTCAGTAGACAATCAGACGGGGAACATTGTCTCATTCTCGCTTACTACACCGAAGGACAAACTGGATCTTCCCGATTCAAAGGACATCGTAACGAAAGAACAAGCACTTGAGGCTTTTCTAAAAAATAAATCACCAAAGCTGCAATACGTTTGGCCGCAATACTTTGATCAGCGTGCTCCAGCGCCGATTCTTGTTTATGCATGGGACTATTCGGAAGGATACGGATATGTGGATGCTTTGACAGGTCAATATATTATCGTTCCTAACGAGCGGGATGAAGAGTAA
- a CDS encoding YcdB/YcdC domain-containing protein codes for MKHSLPLAALLLASSLVPAAPALAAEGEAVQAQPAESATSNTSDAATENLVPIPPAVQKTMDRLFTLQPELKKLNIITSTIREDNQHFRVYLSDKKEEELRNSKEGMSAHLEFDEKTGELLLLNVQAAAWSSDKLPSLQLTYETAEKFLTQWLGAEERKQFGKPVSRGSSGSTAHNDDGTQTSWRERHAQFPLILNGIPVEGDVGPRIGVDASGHITSYTYSPIDLNKVTIPKPDTALPVEEIKQKIATADSLGLYYMEHQPEKYSRLLDNTKSKPALLYDLQQYGYYQPQTGKAVDTMSGKELADGQNKPTPNKKVVLYPKGEQLIVRSEEEAKQLLAKVFNNKDAVAKLRVEERRGMAWEKESPQQMYEFSTEDHKIFASVAADKKTGQVQYANLQLNTDQKAQPAKVAKDRAFATARNFLEKYASPSTTLLEWTDSTYYKEPELPSWVDKSKLPEGFTEHQPKEYSFFFYETYQGVPIMDRTYQVSVDNQTGNIVSFSLATPKDKLDLPDSKDIVTKEQALEAFLKNKSPKLQYVWPQYFDQRAPAPILVYAWDYSEGFGYVDALTGQYIIVPSEWDEE; via the coding sequence ATGAAACATTCATTGCCATTAGCTGCCCTGCTGTTGGCCTCTTCGCTTGTCCCTGCTGCACCTGCATTAGCAGCGGAAGGTGAAGCCGTTCAAGCACAGCCCGCAGAATCAGCTACATCCAACACATCAGACGCAGCAACAGAAAATCTTGTCCCTATTCCACCTGCCGTGCAAAAAACAATGGACAGGCTGTTTACACTTCAGCCGGAATTGAAGAAATTAAATATCATCACAAGCACCATTCGGGAAGATAATCAGCATTTTCGGGTGTATCTTAGCGACAAAAAAGAAGAAGAACTCAGAAATTCGAAAGAAGGCATGAGCGCTCATCTGGAATTCGATGAAAAAACAGGAGAATTGCTTTTGTTGAATGTTCAGGCCGCCGCCTGGTCATCCGACAAGCTTCCTTCTCTCCAACTGACATACGAGACAGCGGAGAAGTTCCTTACCCAGTGGCTCGGAGCAGAAGAGAGAAAACAATTCGGCAAGCCTGTATCTCGTGGTAGTAGCGGTTCCACCGCTCACAATGATGACGGTACACAAACGTCATGGAGAGAACGCCATGCACAGTTCCCGCTTATCCTAAATGGGATCCCTGTAGAAGGTGATGTCGGACCACGCATCGGTGTCGATGCATCCGGCCATATCACAAGCTATACATATAGCCCAATCGACCTGAATAAGGTTACTATACCAAAGCCAGATACAGCTCTGCCTGTTGAAGAAATTAAGCAAAAAATCGCTACAGCTGATAGCCTAGGCCTGTATTATATGGAACATCAACCTGAGAAATACAGCCGCTTACTGGATAACACAAAATCAAAACCTGCTCTACTCTATGATTTGCAACAGTACGGATACTATCAACCGCAAACGGGTAAAGCAGTCGATACGATGAGTGGCAAAGAACTTGCTGACGGTCAGAATAAACCTACTCCAAATAAAAAGGTCGTGCTTTATCCGAAAGGAGAACAGCTCATTGTCCGTTCTGAAGAAGAAGCGAAGCAGCTCCTTGCCAAAGTATTCAATAACAAGGATGCCGTAGCGAAGTTACGTGTTGAAGAACGACGAGGTATGGCATGGGAGAAAGAAAGCCCGCAACAAATGTATGAGTTCAGCACAGAAGATCATAAAATATTTGCAAGTGTAGCAGCAGATAAAAAAACCGGTCAGGTACAATATGCTAACTTACAGTTGAATACAGATCAAAAAGCACAGCCGGCAAAAGTAGCTAAGGACCGGGCTTTCGCTACCGCACGCAATTTCCTTGAAAAATACGCCAGCCCTTCCACAACACTACTAGAGTGGACGGACTCTACTTATTACAAAGAACCGGAACTACCTTCCTGGGTAGATAAGAGTAAATTACCAGAAGGGTTCACCGAGCACCAGCCTAAGGAATATAGCTTCTTTTTCTATGAAACATATCAGGGCGTTCCTATCATGGATCGTACCTATCAGGTTTCAGTAGACAATCAGACGGGGAACATTGTCTCATTCTCGCTTGCTACACCGAAGGACAAACTGGATCTTCCCGATTCAAAAGACATCGTAACGAAAGAACAGGCACTTGAGGCTTTTCTAAAAAATAAATCACCAAAGCTGCAATACGTTTGGCCGCAATACTTTGATCAGCGTGCTCCGGCTCCGATTCTTGTTTATGCATGGGACTATTCGGAAGGGTTCGGATATGTGGATGCATTGACAGGTCAATATATTATCGTTCCTAGCGAATGGGATGAAGAATAA
- the helD gene encoding RNA polymerase recycling motor HelD → MGANQEWQEEQQRVNRVVGQIGKQIDTLQRQVGEIKAEVVDIRKNFWDDVTVNFDDAHEAAETYASMKQQAEVLSERERSHRHAKERLTTLGRLLQSPYFGRIDFAEAGEKTERIYLGIASLLDENGEDFLVYDWRAPISSLYYDYPPGPAQYEAPGGTITGTMELKRQYVIRDSCIRSMFDTGVTIGDELLQEVLGKQANTQMKSIVATIQKEQNRIIRNERSRLLIVQGAAGSGKTSAALQRVAYLLYRYRETLQAEQIVLFSPNPMFNSYVSTVLPELGEKNMQQTTFQEYLERRLGKAFHLEDTFTQMEYTLSAMNEPGYAARIEGIRYKASSDFMETIERYVSVLGKKGMLFKDIKFRGEVILSAEYIKEQFYALDSALRIPNRMKLLADRLLEELKERARLERTKPWVEDEIELLDKEAYLEAYNNLRKKKRYTEDTFDDFEREQKLLAKMVVQKHFKPLQKRVKRLRFLDMVAIYRQLFTDPQYITQFTPDDELPEHWVDICVQTTERLDRSVLAYEDATPYLYLQEQLEGFQTNTLVRHVFIDEAQDYSPFQFAFIKRLFPRSKVTALGDLNQAIYAHAVVNTGLSALSSLYEKEESEAFVLTRSYRSTRQIVEFTRGLIDGGEEIQPFNRDGNKPTVTQAADMTELTRNVADRIRMLQAAGHRTVAIICKTARESRDAYEALNASIPLRLIGKETSSYESGVLVIPSYLAKGVEFDAVIIYNGSKTQYERESERKLFYTACTRAMHELHIYFVEEMSPFIYRAPSETYTVIEKSYK, encoded by the coding sequence ATGGGTGCGAATCAGGAGTGGCAAGAAGAACAACAACGGGTGAACCGAGTTGTCGGGCAAATCGGTAAACAAATCGATACTCTTCAACGGCAGGTTGGTGAGATAAAAGCCGAGGTTGTGGATATCCGCAAAAATTTCTGGGATGATGTGACCGTTAATTTTGATGACGCGCATGAAGCGGCAGAAACATACGCCAGCATGAAACAACAGGCGGAAGTTCTATCGGAAAGGGAACGCAGCCACAGGCATGCAAAAGAGCGACTAACGACGCTTGGCAGGCTCTTACAGTCTCCTTATTTCGGGCGCATCGATTTTGCGGAAGCCGGAGAAAAAACAGAACGCATTTATCTTGGCATCGCTTCTTTGCTTGATGAGAATGGAGAAGATTTTCTTGTTTACGATTGGCGCGCTCCCATCTCTAGTCTCTATTATGACTATCCGCCCGGCCCGGCACAATACGAAGCGCCAGGTGGCACAATTACTGGAACGATGGAGCTAAAGCGACAATACGTAATCCGTGACAGTTGTATTCGCAGCATGTTCGATACGGGTGTTACTATCGGGGATGAACTGCTGCAGGAAGTGCTGGGTAAGCAAGCGAACACACAGATGAAAAGTATTGTAGCTACCATTCAAAAGGAACAAAACCGCATTATCCGCAATGAACGGAGTCGGCTGCTTATTGTACAGGGCGCAGCCGGCAGCGGGAAGACGTCCGCTGCCCTTCAGCGTGTCGCCTATTTGCTGTACAGGTATCGGGAGACGCTACAGGCGGAACAGATTGTATTATTTTCTCCTAACCCGATGTTTAATAGCTATGTCTCTACAGTTCTTCCCGAGCTTGGGGAGAAAAATATGCAGCAGACGACGTTTCAGGAATATCTGGAACGGCGGCTTGGCAAGGCGTTTCATCTTGAAGATACGTTTACACAGATGGAATATACCTTATCGGCGATGAATGAACCGGGCTATGCGGCGCGCATCGAAGGAATCCGTTACAAAGCGAGTAGCGATTTTATGGAAACCATCGAAAGATACGTATCTGTTCTCGGTAAGAAAGGGATGCTCTTCAAGGATATAAAGTTTCGGGGCGAGGTGATTCTTTCTGCGGAATATATTAAAGAACAATTCTATGCGCTGGATTCTGCCCTGCGGATTCCCAATCGTATGAAGCTGCTTGCGGATAGATTGCTGGAGGAGTTGAAAGAGAGGGCCCGATTGGAGCGAACGAAGCCATGGGTGGAGGATGAAATCGAGCTGCTTGATAAAGAAGCGTACCTGGAGGCATATAATAATCTCCGGAAGAAAAAACGATATACAGAAGATACGTTTGACGACTTTGAGCGTGAGCAGAAGTTGCTTGCCAAAATGGTTGTGCAAAAACACTTTAAGCCTTTGCAAAAGCGTGTAAAGCGACTCCGTTTTCTCGATATGGTTGCTATATATCGGCAGTTGTTTACGGATCCACAGTATATAACCCAATTTACGCCTGATGACGAATTGCCAGAACATTGGGTGGACATCTGTGTACAAACAACAGAGAGACTAGACCGTTCTGTATTAGCCTATGAGGATGCAACACCGTATTTGTATTTACAGGAGCAGCTTGAAGGCTTTCAGACAAATACGCTTGTTCGACATGTATTTATCGATGAAGCGCAGGATTACTCTCCGTTTCAGTTCGCTTTCATTAAGCGATTGTTTCCCCGTAGCAAAGTGACGGCGCTTGGCGATTTGAATCAGGCCATTTATGCTCATGCTGTTGTTAATACTGGGTTATCGGCTTTGTCGTCGCTATATGAAAAGGAAGAAAGCGAAGCGTTCGTGCTTACACGTAGCTATCGCTCCACCCGTCAGATTGTTGAATTCACCCGAGGACTTATCGATGGAGGAGAGGAGATCCAGCCGTTCAACCGTGACGGCAATAAGCCGACAGTGACGCAAGCGGCTGACATGACTGAGCTTACCAGAAATGTTGCCGACCGCATCCGCATGCTCCAGGCTGCCGGACATCGAACGGTTGCTATTATATGCAAAACCGCCAGAGAAAGCCGGGATGCGTATGAAGCATTGAACGCCAGCATTCCGCTTCGCCTTATCGGAAAAGAGACATCTTCTTATGAGTCCGGTGTGTTGGTCATTCCTTCTTATCTCGCAAAGGGTGTAGAATTTGATGCGGTTATCATCTACAATGGCTCCAAAACCCAGTATGAAAGGGAGAGTGAGCGTAAGCTGTTCTATACCGCATGTACCCGGGCTATGCATGAATTACACATATATTTCGTTGAAGAGATGAGCCCGTTTATATATAGGGCTCCCTCTGAAACGTATACTGTAATAGAAAAATCATATAAATAA
- a CDS encoding Glu/Leu/Phe/Val family dehydrogenase, protein MTILQETKQSSEEVLNPYQIVQTQIENAAKILGLDRGIIDILKKPMRVLSVNFPVKMDDGSIRVFEGFRSQHNDAIGPTKGGIRFHPDVTMDEVKALSMWMSFKCGVVSLPYGGGKGGVICDPHEFSKGELERISRGFMESIADFIGPEKDIPAPDVYTNPQIMGWMMDTYSRITRAFNPGVITGKPLIIGGSKGRNEATARGCVYTIEEALKEAGKQMKGATVAIQGFGNAGRIAAELLAAQGCKIVAVSDSKGALYQPQGLDLTVVTQLKDSSTIMNYDARYHLQQAEEILELDVDILVPAALENVITLKNAEKVKARIVAEAANGPTTPEADKILFQKGILVIPDILANAGGVTVSYFEWVQNLMNYYWSEEEVNHKLRDVMVHSYNEVSSLAKQYDVDFRTSAYMISLKRIAEAMQARGWV, encoded by the coding sequence ATGACCATTTTACAGGAGACAAAACAAAGCAGCGAAGAAGTACTGAATCCGTATCAAATCGTCCAGACACAAATTGAAAATGCAGCAAAGATTCTGGGGCTTGATCGAGGGATTATAGACATTCTGAAGAAGCCAATGCGTGTTCTTTCCGTTAATTTTCCGGTAAAAATGGATGATGGTAGCATCCGTGTATTCGAAGGGTTCCGTTCACAGCATAATGATGCAATCGGACCGACAAAAGGCGGTATCCGCTTCCATCCCGATGTAACAATGGATGAAGTAAAAGCATTATCCATGTGGATGAGCTTCAAATGCGGTGTCGTCAGCCTGCCGTATGGCGGTGGAAAAGGCGGGGTTATCTGCGATCCGCACGAATTCAGCAAAGGGGAGCTTGAACGGATTAGCCGAGGTTTTATGGAGTCCATAGCAGACTTCATCGGGCCGGAAAAAGATATTCCCGCACCTGATGTATATACCAATCCGCAAATTATGGGCTGGATGATGGATACGTACAGCCGAATTACAAGAGCGTTCAATCCTGGCGTCATCACTGGTAAACCGCTTATCATCGGCGGTTCTAAAGGACGTAATGAAGCAACAGCACGCGGTTGTGTATACACGATCGAAGAAGCGTTAAAAGAAGCAGGAAAGCAAATGAAAGGTGCCACCGTGGCTATTCAAGGATTCGGCAATGCAGGTCGAATCGCTGCTGAACTTTTGGCTGCACAAGGTTGCAAAATCGTAGCAGTAAGCGATTCTAAAGGTGCACTGTATCAGCCACAAGGACTTGATCTTACCGTGGTTACGCAATTGAAGGATTCCTCGACAATTATGAATTATGACGCGCGTTATCACCTTCAGCAAGCAGAAGAAATCCTGGAGCTGGATGTTGATATTCTCGTTCCGGCTGCACTGGAGAATGTAATTACGCTGAAAAATGCAGAAAAAGTAAAAGCACGCATCGTAGCGGAAGCCGCCAATGGCCCGACTACGCCAGAAGCGGACAAAATTTTATTCCAAAAAGGAATTCTCGTTATTCCCGATATTCTGGCCAATGCTGGCGGGGTTACGGTTTCCTACTTTGAATGGGTGCAGAATCTGATGAATTACTATTGGAGCGAGGAGGAAGTCAATCACAAGCTACGTGATGTAATGGTTCATTCTTATAATGAAGTAAGTTCTCTCGCAAAGCAGTATGACGTCGATTTCCGTACATCTGCATATATGATTTCTTTAAAACGAATTGCCGAAGCCATGCAGGCACGCGGCTGGGTATAA
- a CDS encoding LysR family transcriptional regulator: MEFRQIQYFIEVAKREHVTEAALALHVAQSAVSRQIFNLEAELGVNLFIREGRNVKLTPIGRMFLEHMQQAMQVIEKAKREVEEYLDPEKGRIRIGFPSSLAAYTLPTVISAFRETYPHVKFQLRQGSYHFLIDAVAKGDIDMALLGPMPKSNPRIKGHILFLENIVALLPSHHPLAGQASLQLSQLRNDSFVLFPKGFVLREIVVDTCQQLGFQPTVSFEGEDIDAIKGLVAAGLGVTLIPEITLIDSIPRSTVKLPISEPMVTRTVGVIISSERDLLPTEKLFYDFLKKFFTVLGRFEM; encoded by the coding sequence ATGGAGTTTAGACAAATACAATATTTTATTGAAGTGGCCAAGCGAGAACATGTAACTGAGGCGGCTCTCGCTTTGCATGTTGCTCAATCGGCTGTAAGTCGACAGATTTTCAACCTGGAAGCGGAATTGGGCGTCAATCTATTTATCCGGGAGGGCCGGAATGTGAAGCTGACACCCATCGGAAGAATGTTTTTAGAACATATGCAACAAGCAATGCAAGTTATCGAAAAAGCGAAGCGGGAAGTAGAAGAATATCTGGATCCTGAAAAAGGCCGCATCCGCATCGGTTTTCCCAGCAGCCTGGCTGCCTATACACTTCCCACCGTTATTTCGGCTTTTCGTGAAACGTATCCGCACGTCAAGTTTCAATTGCGTCAAGGGTCCTATCATTTTTTAATCGATGCCGTAGCAAAAGGAGATATAGACATGGCTTTGCTTGGACCAATGCCTAAGTCAAATCCCCGCATTAAAGGCCATATTTTATTTCTCGAAAACATTGTTGCATTGTTGCCATCGCACCATCCGCTCGCAGGCCAGGCATCTTTGCAATTAAGTCAATTACGGAACGATTCATTCGTACTGTTTCCTAAAGGATTCGTATTGCGTGAAATCGTAGTTGATACTTGCCAGCAACTTGGCTTTCAGCCTACGGTGTCTTTTGAAGGGGAGGATATCGATGCGATTAAAGGATTGGTTGCAGCCGGTCTTGGTGTTACGCTCATTCCTGAAATTACGCTGATCGATAGTATCCCGCGCTCAACGGTGAAGCTCCCTATTAGCGAACCGATGGTTACCCGTACCGTCGGTGTCATTATTTCCAGTGAACGCGATTTGCTTCCTACAGAGAAATTGTTCTATGATTTTCTGAAGAAGTTCTTTACGGTATTGGGCAGGTTTGAGATGTAA
- a CDS encoding alpha/beta-type small acid-soluble spore protein → MARNQRRNTNELVAPQARTAIDQMKYEIASEFGVQLGPDTTSRQNGSVGGEITKRLVQMAEQQLGGRMH, encoded by the coding sequence ATGGCTCGAAACCAAAGAAGAAACACGAATGAACTAGTTGCTCCACAAGCACGTACAGCTATCGATCAAATGAAGTATGAAATCGCATCAGAATTTGGTGTTCAACTCGGACCGGATACTACTTCACGTCAGAACGGTTCCGTTGGTGGAGAAATTACCAAGCGCCTTGTACAGATGGCAGAACAACAGCTTGGCGGACGCATGCACTAA
- a CDS encoding SDR family NAD(P)-dependent oxidoreductase, whose product MQERKVALITGAATGIGRAITLRLAQEDINVVINYSRSEQEARQTQKDVETYGVKSLLHRADVADDEAVRLMIKETLDTFGRLDILVNNAGTTNFVDHDNLEGLKDEYWDRVMNINVKGMFSCCRAAAPELKKRNGCIVNITSIAGMTGLGSSIAYAASKAAAISVTKSLARVLAPEVRVNSIAPGVVETRWVEGQEEHVKRLAEGTPLGRVASPEDIAEATYSLIFHANFVTGQNLVVDGGMFI is encoded by the coding sequence ATGCAAGAAAGAAAAGTCGCATTAATTACAGGCGCGGCTACCGGTATCGGGCGCGCCATCACCCTGCGTTTGGCGCAAGAAGACATAAATGTGGTGATTAACTATTCGCGCTCCGAACAAGAAGCACGGCAGACGCAAAAAGATGTGGAAACATATGGGGTAAAAAGTTTATTGCATCGTGCCGATGTAGCGGATGATGAGGCCGTTCGCCTGATGATAAAAGAAACATTAGATACGTTCGGACGTCTCGATATTCTCGTTAATAATGCAGGTACAACAAACTTTGTTGATCATGACAATCTGGAAGGATTAAAGGATGAGTACTGGGATCGGGTAATGAACATTAATGTGAAAGGAATGTTTTCTTGCTGCCGTGCAGCAGCCCCAGAATTGAAAAAACGTAACGGCTGTATCGTTAATATTACTTCGATTGCAGGTATGACGGGGCTCGGCAGTTCGATTGCATATGCGGCTTCGAAAGCGGCCGCCATCAGTGTTACAAAATCGTTGGCACGCGTGCTGGCCCCTGAAGTACGCGTGAACAGCATTGCACCTGGCGTCGTCGAAACCCGCTGGGTAGAAGGCCAGGAAGAGCATGTGAAGCGATTGGCAGAAGGAACACCTCTCGGTCGGGTAGCCTCTCCTGAGGATATAGCGGAAGCTACGTATTCTCTGATTTTTCATGCGAATTTTGTGACCGGACAAAATCTTGTAGTGGACGGTGGTATGTTTATATAA